The Epinephelus moara isolate mb unplaced genomic scaffold, YSFRI_EMoa_1.0 scaffold4528, whole genome shotgun sequence nucleotide sequence ttatttgtgaatctaAATTCTacagctgcagttttttttataatcactgaaatctgttttatatttgctgtgtgtgtgtgtgagatgtttTATATTAACAGATGACACATTAACTGTCGAGATAAGACTCTGTATGTTTCCATAGTAACAGCTGCTTTAAACTTTAATAACATGTTGAATCTTTAGTTTGTgtccatcagcagcagcaggtgcgTCTGATCAGCTGATCATGATCTGATAAATCTGTGACTGAAGAAATCAAACTGCTCTGACTCAACGAGACAAAGTGTAAAACCCTGCCGATGTTAAAGATGGTGTTAAAATtagttttaaatgattttatttttcagtttggtTTCTGTGCAGCAGATTCACAGAGCAGCTGGATATGAatctttgtctttgtgtcttcGTCTGTTTCTTTCTGAAGCACTTTAATAAAACATCATCGATTACACTTCACAGCCTGCTGATTTTCAAGATAAACTGACACCAGAGAGACCGACTGATCTTATCAGACTCAGTGACATCATGACATCATGATTTCTGTCTCAGAGTCCTCAGAGACAGAGgtgaaaatgagaaatgaagGAGGCAGACGGACAGACGTACTataaagacagagacacagacagtaaaaaTATGAGTAAAAATCAGAACTCACAGACCTTAAGTTTGGATCTGCTGCTGGTTCCCTCGAACaagtgaagatgatgatgatgatgatgatgacgatgatgggGAGGTGGTGGTGAAGCAGCTGCAcgacaccaaacacacactctgctgataaaagggaaatgtgtgtgtgtgtgtttgtgaaagtCTTCCTCTTTGGtttcacctccacacacacacacacacacacacacacacacacacacacacacacgcacacacagacacacacacacgcacacagacacacacacacacacNNNNNNNNNNNNNNNNNNNNNNNNNNNNNNNNNNNNNNNNNNNNNNNNNNNNNNNNNNNNNNNNNNNNNNNNNNNNNNNNNNNNNNNNNNNNNNNNNNNNNNNNNNNNNNNNNNNNNNNNNNNNNNNNNNNNNNNNNNNNNNNNNNNNNNNNNNNNNNNNNNNNNNNNNNNNNNNNNNNNNNNNNNNNNNNNNNNNNNNNNNNNNNNNNNNNNNNNNNNNNNNNNNNNNNNNNNNNNNNNNNNNNNNNNNNNNNNNNNNNNNNNNNNNNNNNNNNNNNNNNNNNNNNNNNNNNNNNNNNNNNNNNNNNNNNNNNNNNNNNNNNNNNNNNNNNNNNNNNNNNNNNNNacacacacacacacacacacacacacactctctctgtttcaactcgtctcatgTTTCAAACACTGAAACTGAACTTTTATGAAAACCTTCTGGAGACGATGCGTTCAGGTGCTGCAACAGGAGCAGAAACATTTGAAAGTTTCTCTTTCTGTCAATCTGTGGTCTGatgtcaaacaggaagtgataaatGCTCATTCAGCAAACCCTGaatggtggggggggggggggggagggtgGGGTNNNNNNNNNNNNNNNNNNNNNNNNNNNNNNNNNNNNNNNNNNNNNNNNNNNNNNNNNNNNNNNtgtgtgtgtgtgtgtgtgtgtgtgtgtgtgtgtgtgtgtatgtgtgtgtgtgtgtgtgtgtgtgtgtgacccacagctgtttctgtgtgtgataCATGTGCTAAGGTTTACACAACATTCTGTGGgtttactttaaaaacaaaactctcAGGAGGAAGAACTGGTTAAAACAAGTTAAAGTTACCGCACAGTAAATCTTCACATATTTCCTCCCCTCACAAGTTGTATCCTGTTGCCGTGGAGACTCGTCAATGAGCAAAAACATGGTGAGGTGTGactgtggaagtgtgtgtgtctaaatgtgTTCTGATGTTAATATTcattaaataaatgatttattcacaaagcattttttaaacatacagTTACAAAGCGTTTGACACAGAGGCAGGAAACATTAAAATTCAACAACAcgtaaatgtttgtgtgtacatgtacataTGTTCAGACCACAGACGAGAGACAAACTAATGTCTGACAGAAGCAACgaggagctggagctgcagACACCAGCTCTCAGGAGAATCAGCACATCTGATGAAAAAAAGACGTCTGTTCACAGTTTGGAAGAAACAACTGAAAAAGTTTGGTCACCTCTGAGCGATGATATGTGACGTCACCGCCCTCGGAGGTGGTTGGGTGCGCTCTGGTCCGACTCTGGAGACGGTCCCTCTTGGGGGAACTCGGCGTGTTTAAACTGGTGATGTCATTAAACGCAGCAGAGTTTGACTCAGAGGAACTGAACACGGCTCAAACATCCTCCGACACTAACAACTGAAGCTTTGCAGTGAAATCATTCTCCATCAAACAGCCTCTGGATACAAATGACTTTATTTTCTCCTTGACGCTGTACAGACTTAAATATTGACGACACAAAGAGGTGCATGATGGGAAGGTCAGGCCACGTCCTCCATGTAGTCGGCTCCATGACTGTGACTGAGCTGAGAGACGCTCAGATCCTGAGTGGTTTCATCAAACTGCAGATCAAACACCAACAACATGGAGTTAAAGACTTACAGGAACAGAACTCGCAGGTCAGACCTGAACCAGGAGGCCATCTCATCACCTTGTCGCTGTTGTCGGGTCCCTCGATGGAAACCTCCTCGATCTCCTCGCCGATGCTGAGCTCACTCTTGGACAGGTCCGACCGATGGCTGAAGCAGACACAGGAAACCAGTGTTAAACGATGATCCTTCCCGACTGACACTGGTTCTGATCCCGTCTTTAACTTCATCACTTCATCGTACAGCAGAGTGAATCCTGagcatgatgatgtcactgaagCTGCATATCATCGGTCTTACCTGTTAAAGTCATCGTCGTATTCCACATCATCATCTGTTAAAGTTCAAACAAAGTTTTATCAGTGAAGTTAAATCATTTCAACACGTCTTCATCTCTGAGGTTTAACTCTTTACAGACCACATGTTTCTGACTTTCTTACAGCCATGTTTAATTCACACTGTTTAAAGATCCTCTCCACATGTTGTTAACGTGTCCTCCTCAGATCTCCAGAGGACAGGACTCTCTTTAAGGGTTGTTTCTTTATCTGAACTCAGACTGACGCAGACTGGTCAGAACCATGAAGACACCATAACCTCACCCTGCAGAGTGAGACATGAACCAGCAGAGGGACAGACTGTCCCCTCACAGCGCTGCAGCAGGAGACGCTGTGACGTAACGACGGTTTGAATCGTACCGATGTGCAGAGATCCAGTTTGATCATTCGGAGCCTTTGAGTCTCTGAAGCCTCGCTGTCTGGAGTTCAACGCTCCTGCaggaagaaaacacacactgtgacacaccTGCTGCAGGTGATCCTGCAGAGGGCGCTACAACAACTCCTGGATGTTCAGAATGAAACTTTAACAGTGTTAAGCTCTGACCGTTCCTGCTGTGGCTCTGCTCTGAGGCactgcttcctcctcctcctcctcctcctcctcctcctcctggtctCGGGGCCTCTGACAGGGACCCTACTGGACTCCCTCTGGCCCCTGTCGCCTCCACCTTCCTGGGATACAAATAGCACTCAGTCTGTGCTCAATGTTACTGCCCACTGCTCACAATCACTGCTCACtctcactgttactgttaatgtcactgctCAAAGTTACTGTCTCTGCTCATTGTTACTGCCCACTGTCActgttaatgttaatgtcactgctcaatgttactgtcactgctcactgtcactattccgctgtgagggtcctgaggacagagggatgtcgtatgctgtaaagccctgtgaggcaaactgtgatttgtgatattgggctttataaataaattgattgattgattgcatTGACGATTACTGTTACTGCCCACTGCTCACAATCACTGCTCACTCTCACTGTTACTGCTCACTCTCACTGTTATTGTCACTGCTCATTGTTACTGTCACTATtcactgttaatgtcactgctcactgttactgttaatgtcacagctcactgttactgttaatgtcactgctcactgttactcttaatgtcactgctcactgttactgtcactgctcactgttactgtcactgctcactgttactCTTAATGTCACTGCTTACTGTTACTGTCACTATtcactgttaatgtcactgctcactgttactcttaatgtcactgctcactgttactgtcactgctcactgttactgtcactgctcactgttactCTTAATGTCACTGCTTACTGTTACTGTCACTATtcactgttaatgtcactgctcactgttactcttaatgtcactgctcactgttactgttaatgtcactgctcactgttactcttaatgtcactgctcactgttactgttaatgtcactgctcactgttactgttaatgtcactgctcactgttactgttaatgtcactgctcactgttaatgtcactgctcactgttactgtcactgctcattgttaatgtcactgctcactgttactcttaatgtcactgctcactgttaatgtcactgctcactgttactgtcactgctcaTTGTTAttgtcactgctcactgttaatgtcactgctcactgttactgtcactgctcattgttactgtcactgttcactgttaatgtcactgctcactgttactgttaatgtcactgctcactgttactgttaatgtcactgctcactgttaatgtcactgctcactgttactgtcactgctcattgttactgtcactgctcactgttaacgtcactgctcactgttactgtcactgctcattgttactgtcactgttcactgttaatgtcactgctcactgttactgttaatgtcactgctcactgttactgtCAGTGCTCATTGTTaatgtcactgctcactgttactgtcgctgctcactgtcactgctcactgttaatgtcactgctcactctcactgtcactgctcagtgttactgttgctgctcattgttaatgtcactgctcagtgttactgttactgtcactgctcactgttacaGTTACTGTCACTGCTCATTGTTAATGTCACTGCtaactgttactgttactgttactgtcactgctcactgttactgtcactgctcactgttgCTATCAATACTCACTGTTATtgctcactgttactgttactgtcactgctcaTTGTTACGGttactgtcactgctcactgttactgCTCACAGTTACTATtactgttactgtcactgctcactattactgctcactgttactgtcactgtcactgctcactgttactgttactatCACTGCTTACTGTTactgctcactgttactgttactgctcactgttactgtCATTGCTTACTGTTACTGCTCACTGTTACTGCTCACTGTTACTGCtcactgtcactgctcactgttactgtcactgctcactgttactgttaatgtcactgctcactgttactgttagtgttactgtcactgctcactgttactgttactgtcactgctcactgttactatcactgctcactgtcactgctcactgtcactgttattgtcactgctcactgttactgttactatcactgctcactgtcactgctcactgttactgtcactgctcactgttactgCTCACTGTTAATGTCCCTGCGCACTGTTACTGTTATTGTCACTGCtcactgtcactgctcactNtcactgttactgttactgtcactgctcactgttactgtcaccgctcactgttactgttactgctcactgttactgtcactgctcactgttactgttactatcactgctcactgttactgttactgctcactgtcactgctactgtcactgctcactgttactatcactgctcactgttactgttactgttactgtcactgctcactgttactgtcactgctcactgtcACCGCTCACTGTTACTGCTCACTCTCACTGCTCgctgtcactgctcactgttactgCTCATTGTTaatgtcactgctcactgtcactgctcactgttactgttactatcactgctcactgttactgctcactgttactgtcactgctcactgttactgtcactgctcactgttactgtcactgctcactgtcactgctactgctcactgtcactgctactgttaatgtcactgctcactgttactATCACTGCTCACTATTactgctcactgttactgtcactgtcactgctcactgttactgttactatCACTGCTTACTGTTactgctcactgttactgttactgctcactgttactgtCATTGCTTACTGTTACTGCTCACTGTTACTGCTCACTGTTACTGCtcactgtcactgctcactgttactgtcactgctcactgttactgttaatgtcactgctcactgttactgtcgctgctcactgtcactgctcactgttaatgtcactgctCACTCTCACTGTCACTGCTCAGTGTTACTGTCGCTGCTCATTGTTAATGTCACTGCTcagtgttactgttactgtcactgctcactCTCACTGTTACTGCtcactgtcactgctcactgttacaGTTACTGTCACTGCTCATTGTTAATGTCACTGCtaactgttactgttactgttactgtcactgctcactgttactgtcactgctcactgttgCTATCAATACTCACTGTTATtgctcactgttactgttactgtcactgctcaTTGTTACGGttactgtcactgctcactgttactgCTCACAGTTACTATtactgttactgtcactgctcactgttactatcactgctcactgttactgtcactgctcactgttactgtcactgctcactgttactgtcactgctcactgttactgtcactgctcactgttactgtcactgctcactgttactgtcactgctcactgttactgtcactgctcactgttactgtcactgctcactgttactgtcactgctcactgttactgtcactgctcactgttactgtcactgctcactgttactgttactgctcactgtcactgctcactgttactgttactgctcATTGTCACTGCTCATTGTTaatgtcactgctcactgttactgttattgtcactgctcactgttactgCCAAtgctcactgtcactgtcactgttcactgttactgtcactgctcactgttcAGGGTTTAAAATATTGCTTCAGGACTGTTTTACATGTGAACAGACTGATGCACAGTGAGTAGCTCCTGTCTGCAGCCGACTCTACGGTCAGCTGAACGAAACTGAAAACAGGACGATGGACATTTGTCCTGATGGACGTCTGACAGAATGGTTAAACACACTGAATTATGTGTTTCTAATGTTTTCATTGAGTgatgaaaaggaggagagtCTTCAACAGCTGCACCTGCTGATAAACTACAgtgactttttgttttatcaCAGCTGGATGCACCTGTCCCTGTCACCTGACGTCTGCAGCTCACCTGAGCTCAGAGCTCTGACTGTGTTCAGAGAGACCATCGTCTCCCTCGTCCTCTGAGTCAGCAgccaggacagacagactgagaccggacacacagacagacagacagacagacagagagggacagaaaggaagaagagtcagagacacaaagaggacAGAGACAATGAAAGGGTCATTCTCATCCTCACATTATAAAGAACGTCTGTCCTTTAAAGacaaatgtcctcactttataaaaaaatgtcttctgttaatcaaaacaaacatttggttTATATGAACTCTGTCCAGGCTGGACGTCCTCATGTCAGACTGGtcttcacagagacagaggacgAGGACACACACTGCACTAAAGACACCATGCAAAGTCATGCAGAAAGTCTCGTGAGACATTCGGGACAGTTTAGTCTTTCAGTGGTTGTGTGTGACTGTtagagcaggagagaggaagaCGCCTGGAGCTGCTCGCTGCTTGCTGCTCAGCGCCCCCCAGTTTGACCCACTTCCTGCTCAGAGCTCATTAAAGTTTGATGGAGCCGACAGTGAGATGTAAACTGATTCACTTACACTCCTCCACTGAGACTTTACACTGACATGGACGCCTGTGTCCTCCGCGGGGACATTGCTCTCTTCACACAACGTCAAACACACTGTCCATCACACAGTCAGCCGAGCAGCTGCAGGCGCCTTCAGcctcctgatgacatcacacatgagCTGATGACATCAGACATTACAGGTGAATGATGAAGATTAAACAGCAGTGTcagtccctcctcctctgtcaccACACTGATGCATGCTTGGAAATCACTCTGACATGCCTCTGGTTAGTCAGTTAGACGGTGTTCACACATCATAAAGAGACAGATGTTCACAGGAGAACAAGACCTGATTCTGGACTAAAACCAGTCTGCTGAACCAGTGAGACCAGTGTCCTCTGACACAGCGGAACCAGTGAGACCGGTGTCCTCTGACACAGCGGAACCAGTGAGACCAGTGTCCTCTGACACAGCTGAACCAGTGAGACCAGTGTCCTCTGACGCAGCTGCTGgtttctgtgtgaatgtgactctcAGCTCAAACTGGGACTGAAGACAAAGATGACATCCCTCAGGACTTCATCTGATCCACTTTCCTCCAGCAGCAGATATTTATTATCTCAACACTGCTCTGAATGCACCACTGCTACTGCTGTAATACTGATACTGCTGCTGTCTGAGCTCCTAACTCTACTTCATCTGAACAAACTAAGTACATGTAGCATAGTATTTCTATTGTCTGCTGCTTTATTCTACTCCTCCAGATATTGTactgttcagtgtctctgatcTGACAGCTGTTAAAAATCACACAGCTTATTAACTGTGACGCTCTGATTCAGTAACACGAGGTTGTCTCTTCAGTCTGATCAAAGGTTGGTGTGTGTGACACTGTTGATGAGTGTCGCTCTGTAGAAGTGGTATTTCTGACCAAAAAATGTCACGTGACTTTGTTCTTTCATGTCACATACCTGGAGAATTTTGTAACGTTGTGACGGCGTTATATTTTTTGCACAATGTATTGGGTAATATTACCACTGTTGTCAAAACACCTGACGACCTCTGATAGAGCAAGACGCTGCATTTTTTATACGACATATCGACGAACATCTGGACTCTGGCATGATGGAGGGAAGTTAATACACACCACAACGTCACCGCCACAACCGGgccgtaaacaaactacaccacggtcacatgacttaacgtcaccgcCACAACTGGgccgtaaacaaactacaccacggtcacatgacttaacgtcaccgcCACAGTGAGGCTGTGATGTCGTGTTGGGCGTGACGGCGTTTTGTAGTCTCATCTTGTCAGGGAAACATAAAACTATGGTATTTACTGACGTCACTTCGGCTTGTGTGaaccacagagcttatttcaCACACTGGCATTAAAaccaggaaacaggaagtgctaacatgctaacatgctaccTGACTCTGTCAGGAATGAATAAAGTTTTGTGTGTCAGTCCTGATGAGCTTCAGACAAACTCTTTGTTTCAGACATGAATACTGAATATTTactgagacacagaaacacagataaAGAATCCTTCAGTCTTCTTTCTCTAAAAGTctgaacagaagaagaagaagcagcagtgaACGTGCAAGTGTATGAACGTGTGAGTGTATGAACGTGTGAGTGCCGCCTCAGGACCAATTCAGATAGAGAGACAGCAGACTGAAGACAGCAGAGGAACTACAGACGATTGTCCTCCTCAGTGAagtgtctctgtgtgaacacactgtaactGACCAAACATCAACGTCACTGAACGTCCGTCCAGCCGCCGAGGACAAACAGCACGCACTGATCTCAGGTCAGACACGGCGGCCGAAAAGACTCACTCGCTGAGGCTTTTGCCTCGCCTCATGGAGGACACCACGGGCCCAGAGAGACACTCCTCCCTCAGGGGGACAACACTGCAGGGTGAGGATGGGGGACGCACAGGAAGCGGAAGGCAGGGAGGACGAGGCAGAGAGGACGAGGTAAGGATGCAAGGAGCCAGGAAAGGGTATAAGGAGACAAGAACAGGAagtaaaatagaaatataaagacATCTTGGACAGAGTGGGGACatgagacagagggacagacaccTGGACAGGTGGGACATCAAGAGAGGGACATGACAGTGTGTAAggtcagagcagagagagggaaagacacCTGGACAGGTGGGACATCAACAGAGGGACATGATAGTGTGTAAGGGCAAAGCAGAGGGACAGAGGGCCTTTATTGTGAAATCAGAGGTGGTGACGGAGATGTTAAGCGTCAGATTTACTGAACATGGTTTTAATAAACGTTCTGTACTTCCTGTTTGGGTTAAAGTTTTATCACCACATGCTGGCGAGTCATCGTCCGCTTTAATAAACATTTCTTTAACGTCCTGACAGATTAATatgatgtaataataataataataataataataataaaatgtttttccactGTACAGGAAGTGAATTGGGGAAAGAGGTGTTGGATCAGCGCTCTGCGACAGATCAGGAAACAGAGTGTGATTGGTTCATCCTCAGACACAGAGTCAGGATCTGaacaacaggaagaggaagacaacacaacagcaaCTGCACAGGAAGTTGAATACAGCACGTAGGAGCAGAGGGCTGAGTCTGGGGAGGAACTTTTCTCCTGAATCATTTTAAAGAAACTTAAAGATGTGAAACTCCTGTGTATCACAGCCTGAACTTATGAACCACTGCCTCATACTGACACACCAACGCTCATAAACCATCATTTAATTATATTACTATGATAATATTTCTCCCATCAAAGATATATATCTGAAACACAAAGTCCAGTCGATGTTTAAACTCATGTCAGTAATAAAAACTCTAAAGAAGACTGTGTGCTGGGGTCAAAAGCTCAGGACAGAGCTATAGTAAGAAGACCCTTCAAATCTCAGGCATCATTTAAAGTTGACtttactgatgatgtcatcactgagagagcggagagTCTTACTCTTTGTGACTGTTGGTCCGTTCTGATGGGTCCTGGTCACCCACAGGAGAACTGCCACTGGACCAGAggacacacgcacgcacgcgcacgcacgcacgcgcgcgcacgcacacaagaacacacacacacgcacacacacacacacatacacgcacacacacacacacacacacacaaagagaacaCACAGTGTGTGAGGTCAGTCTGTGTTATAACGAACAGATCAGAACGATCACGATCAACTGAAACAACTTCAAACTAAAACAGTTGTGCTCTGATAAAAGATGATCAGtgatgtcatgtttgttttgtctgttcttctcatgtttgtgtctttgtgtttataaacacattaaatcaaaagataaaatCAAATCTTCATATCAACACTCACACTTATTAATGTTCAGATTAGGGCTGtgcgattatggaaaaaaatcataatcacgattattttggtcaaaattgaa carries:
- the LOC126387465 gene encoding centrosomal protein 43-like produces the protein LCRLSCFHVHAQDSGGVASVGKGDLQQQGSRHSEASDHKKERLDLNQEVEDDPEDGDSFFDDPLPKPQKTYGCGSSPVGDQDPSERTNSHKDVVPLREECLSGPVVSSMRRGKSLSDLSVLAADSEDEGDDGLSEHSQSSELRKVEATGARGSPVGSLSEAPRPGGGGGGGGGGGSSASEQSHSRNGALNSRQRGFRDSKAPNDQTGSLHIDDDVEYDDDFNSHRSDLSKSELSIGEEIEEVSIEGPDNSDKFDETTQDLSVSQLSHSHGADYMEDVA